TACCCCTACTACGTTCTTCCCAATCGCTATACGGCGCAGGGTACTATATAACTATCTGCCGCTGAGAGGGTTGTGAGTTGCTGTACTTTACCGGCAAGATAGCGCGTCGTGAGTTGATGTAGGATGATACAGTTGGGTCTGCCGTATGGCGGTTTTCGGCATTGGAACGCTTCTGGTGGTTCACGCGCTCGGGGCTGCGTGGAGAAAGAATGGCGATGTTCTACTCTGAGCTTTCGTCTGGCCCGTTCTGCGTCCACGACCAACTGTAATACTGCTCGGGGTCTTCTTCTTTCATCATCTCCGCGAACTCGGCGTCGTTTTGTGCTAACTCCGACCAGTACGGGTCGTAGCCGGCGCGCATCCAATTCGAGTCCTCGTCCTCCTTATTTTTATCACACATCTATCGTCCAATCCTGTAATATGTGTTTTTGCGGTACGTAAGCCAAATCGAAACACTTCAGAAGCTACGGTCTTGCTCAATCTTCGGTTTCTATCCGGTCAACTGCATATCGAAATGCTCGTAGCGCGTTCTCGCCGTCTTCGGTTAGTGTGACGTACTTTTTACGCCCAATCTTCTCGATTTCAAGATACTCTTTCTCTTGAAGCGGTTTCACGACATGTCTATCTAACAATCTATAATATCCCTTCTCCGTCGAGGCTTCAGACTCGATGATGAAAGGGAACTCTTGGTCTAATGCAAATTCGATTAGTTCCTTTTTGCTGACTCCCCGGTAGCGCCCATTAGCCTCCTCTGTCGTCCTCTCATCGATAAATGCGAGGAAAGAAATGTGAAAGTCAGAGGGGCGCTCAATTGGGTATCGTGGAAGCTCAAAAACTTCTGCTACCTCATCGTGGAGTGGCTCATCAGGAATCCGTGATTTCTCTGGTTTGTATGACGGTCGGGCATAGATAGGTCG
This genomic window from Natronococcus occultus SP4 contains:
- a CDS encoding HFX_2341 family transcriptional regulator domain-containing protein, with amino-acid sequence MNNAPPVSNRVHIFPLGFEYARLKEPIFQWKADIVVPIEYRDSDHTVQFIEEFLAELEENDRIEVDKRSCDIFDLYDTLGTISKAIMDYSNEEVFVNLSAGSKITAIAGMIACMATGARPIYARPSYKPEKSRIPDEPLHDEVAEVFELPRYPIERPSDFHISFLAFIDERTTEEANGRYRGVSKKELIEFALDQEFPFIIESEASTEKGYYRLLDRHVVKPLQEKEYLEIEKIGRKKYVTLTEDGENALRAFRYAVDRIETED